The genome window CGGCTCAAGATGTTCCCAAGCAAGTTATGCCGTTATATGACCTCTATGCAGCGTTAACAAATACTGAAAAGCCTGTTATGGTAGTAGACTTTGGTCTAGATGCTAATTATTTAATAAAATTGGCTTCGATAATAGTGGGCGGAGAGCAAGAATTAAAGAAGAAACCATTACTAGGAGTTTACAGTGAACCCGTTTCACCATTAACTCATGGTAAAGAGCATACAAGGAATCTAATGACTTTTGCAAAGGCCGAGCTTCCTATTGTTTACATTCCATCCGCAGCCTCCTGTTCTACCGCACCTGCAACAATGGCTGGGGCTATAGTACAATCAAATGCAGAGACTCTAAGCGGTAATGTAATTGCTCAATTCACCAAAAAAGGTGCTAGATTCATCTATGGGGCAGACACCTCTCTAATGGATCAGAGGACAGGAGTTTTTTCATACGGGGCTCCTGAATGGATGATAGTTAATCTTGCGATGGCTCAGTTAGGCCGATACTATAATCTTCCAATATGGAGCACTGGCGGTTGTTCAGATTCTAAGATTCTTGATGGCCAAGCAACTTTAGAGGCAGCTCTAAGTTTATTCATCGCAGCTTCCAGCGGTGCTAATTTGATACATGATGTAGGTTCATATCTAAATTTTGGTTTAACAGGAAGTTTAGAACTTGTAACTATATGCGATGAAATTGCCTCAATGATTACCTACCTACTTAAAGGAATCGAGGTAAATGATGACACTTTGGCTTTGGATGTGATATCAAAGGTAGGTCCTGGTGGGCATTTCTTAACACAAAAGCACACAATAGACTACCTTAGAAAAGAGCATTGGATACCCTCTCTATTGGATAGGCAAATGAGAGAAAGTTGGGTGAAAAACGGTTCTAAAGATCTATTAGAAAGAGCAAGAGAAAAAACTAAAGAAATTCTATCTAATCATAACCCAAATCCACTTTCCAAAGATATAGAAAAAGAGCTTCAGAATAATCTAAAGGATATTGAAAAAGAGATTTTGAAATAATGAATGAGTTGTTTCACTCAGATCAATTCTTCAAGAGTTAAAACACTGTTAGCAATTTAGGGGCTACAATTATCTCCATCTCTTAAACAGTTTATGCAACTCAATATTACCGTTTGTTTATCAGTAGGATTTCTGGATGAATGCGGTTCAAATGGCGGTACATAATAAAGCGTATCAGGACCTAATAGTCTAGTTTCACCATTTGAGCTTACTTCTAATTTGCCTTTCAAGATATATACTTGATGACAATGTTCATGCTCATGTGTAGGGACATCACATCCTGGTTCATAGACTATATGCCGTATAGAGAAATCGACATTCTCCCCATTCAGATTCTTATGCGTTAGCCACTTCATTATGACTTTTCCTACTTTGACTTTATTTCCTTCATGAGAAAGAGTTACAGATGTTTTTCCTTTCACATCTTTAACAGATCTTATGATCATGTTCATTCCTTCTAACATCTTTTTACAACGAAAAATAGTCTTAAGGTTTTATCAAATTCGTTTTTGAATTTATTTTTTAATTAAATTGTTGCAAATTGTTAGAATTACAAACAATCGGATTTTCTAGAATCCTTAAAAGCATGTAGAAAATACACTAAACCTTATTGAAGCTTACATTAGTGTGAATTGTATGAAAAAAGCTGTAATTATTTACGACTCGAAAACAGGAAATACAGAGAAAGTAGCTTTTACAATTAAAGGAAGCATAGAAAAAGCCGGCTTGAATGTTTCGACAATAAAAGTAGATGATGCCAAGGATATTGATTTTTTTGATTACGATTTAGTTTGTATAGGTACGCCTTCGTATCAATGGCATCCTACAAAGCAAGTAATTGATTATTTGAAGTTTAGATTTGACAATTATAAAAAACAAGGAAGAATTAAATTAGGATCCCCAAAGGTTTCAGGAAAAAATGCTCTTATCTTCTGCACTTACTCTGGCCCCCATACTGGAATTAATGAAGCAATTCCTGCAACCAAGTATATCGGTCAATTCTTTGAACATCTTGGATTTACTGTTGTGTATGAATTGCAGGTTCTTAGCGAATTTCATGGTTCGGAAGAGATAAGCACAGAGGGGAGAATGGGTGATATTAGAGGGAAACCTACTGAAGAAGAATTAAAAGAAATAGCAGAAAAAGTCGAAGAGATTGCCAAAAAAATTTGAAAAAACATAAAAATTGGATAGAATCCAATAGATTTTTGAAAAATATTCAGAAAAATAAAAAAAATACAAGAGATGAATGAAATTTCAAGAAATAAAATATTCAGGTCTAGATATTTTCTTTTATTTCTTGCAATATTTCTTTTAACAGGACTTTTACTATCTTTTTTTATTCTTGAAAATCCATTAAAAATTCCTATCTCATCAAATAGGCAAAATACTTCTAAAATTGCTTTCACCAGCTATGGAGACGGTGATGGGGAAATTATTTTAATAGATATTAATGGCTTAAATCAAACACAGCTGACTTTCAATGAAGTAGATGATATTAACCCTTCTTGGTCACCAGATGCCACTCAGATCGCTTTCACAAGGTCCTTTAACGGCACACATGATATTTTTCTTATAAATGTGGATGGATCCAACGTAACTCAGCTGACTAATGGCTCTACTAATGATCTCTATCCTTCATGGCATCCTGATGGATCTAAAATCGCCTTCATAAGATATGAAGATAAAATAGCCAATATTTTCGTAATGAATTCTGATAGATCAGATTTAAGACAATTGACTTCTAACGATCAAAAGGTTGTGGATAAACTTGATTGGTCCCCAGATGGAAAGAGGATCGCTTTTGTTAGTAATCGAGACGGTGATTATGAGATCTTTATTATGGATTCTGATGGAACCAATGAAATTAAATTGACCGATAATTCTGAAGATGATGGTAAACCTGCTTGGTCTCCAAATGGGGAGAAAATTGCCTTTGCAAGCATGCGTGATGGTGATTGGGAAATTTTTATCATGAATGTTGATGGTTCGAACCAGACTCAATTAACTTTCAATGATGTTTATGATACATACCCTTCATGGTCTCCTGATGGAACAAAAATTACATTCTATAGTGGCTTAGACGGGGATGCTGAGATATTTATGATGAATGCAGAGGATGGATCCGATTTGAATCAGTTGACTTTCAATAAAGCTTTAGATACGCATCCAGATTGGTATTAATTGTTTTTGCCTTAAATGATAGTTATTTATTATTAATCAATAATAAAATTGTAATACCAAATAGAATTTCTAGATGATCTATTATGGAAACAAAAATGGACTATGAACACCTCTGGAAGGAGGATAGAAGAAGAGGCGATCCTGCTATAAAGTATCCTGGGGAAAAATACTATCCACGGGAAAGAGTATGGAAAATTCTTGAACATCAGGAAGCCGATCGAGTGCCAGCAGAGCTTGGCGGTTGCATGTCATTTATGACCAAGCAAGCCTATTTTAAAGTTAAACACCATCTCAATCTACCTACCCATTTCTTTGAGATTGATTATTGGCCCTCTGGTGCCTCCTATAATCCTTGGTGGTTGCCTCCAATAGATGAAAAGATATACAGACGCTTCAGAATAGATTTTAGACCCGTTTCTTTAGCTTTCGCGAGACCATTTGTTCCGAAGAAATTCTTTCCTGACAATTCTTTCATAGATGCCTTTGGATTTCACAGAAAAGCTGGTAAAACATATCTTGAATTTGCTAATCCTGCAACATTAGAGTCTATAGAGGATAAAGATGAGATACTGAATGATCCATCTTGGCCAGAACCTGAGAAAGATTTTACCGTTAAAGGTCTTGGTAGGAAAGCAAAAAGAATGGATGATGCAAATTTTGCTGTATGTGCTGTGAATGTGGCTGGTGGTGGGATATTTGAATGTTCTTGGTTGCGTAGAGGGTTTAGCAAGTTTATGGAAGATATCTATCTAAGGCCTGATATTGCAGAAGGTATAATGGATAAAGTAGTAGAACATCAGATTCAAATATATAATATGATGCTGGATGAGGTCGGCGATTATGCAACACTTGTTTCAGTCGGTGATGATCTGGGAGCACAGACAACTTCCCTTGTAAGTCCAAGCATTTATAAAAAATTCTTGAAACCACGCCATAAGAAGATATTTGATAACATTCACAGTAAGACTAAAGCCAAATTGTACTTGCACTCTTGTGGCAATGTTGAGGGATTTATTAACGATTTAATCGAGATAGGTGTAGAAGTTCTGAACCCAGTCCAACCGGAATGTCCAGATATGGACTTGGCTAGATTGAAAGAAAAGTATGGGGATAAATTGACGTTCTGCGGTGGTATAGGTTCTCAGAGTATTCTCCCTCGAGGCACTGTCTCTGAGGTAGAAGCAGAAGTCAAGAGAGCACTCAAAGCAGGGGCCCATGAAGGCGGCTATATAGTTGCCCCTGGCCATATAATACAACCAGATGTTCCGCCAGAGAACGCCTGTGCATTATATGATTCTGTGTTAAAGCATGGATTCTATCCAATAAATTAATGATTTACTTCATAAGCGCGCACGCTTTAGCCAGATTTATAACTTAGCTCATTTCAAAACATTAAGAAGAAATTTGGCTGAATGGATAGATATTATTTTAATTTTTTTCTTCTTCTGGATAATCATTTACTTAGGATACATGCTATTTGGAAAGAAGAACGAAAATATCATTATCCAACCATTCATATTAATGATTAAAACATCCCTTCTTAACAACTGGATTAAGAAGCTAGCCAGTTACAACAAAGATTTGAGCAGAAAGTTATTTAATCTTGGTGTGGTTGTAGGGTCAGGCCTGATAATATATTTCATATATTTCTTTTTAAGAAACCTCGGGTTATTATTTGAAAAATCAGAGCAAGCCGCTGGTTTTGTGCTTTTATTACCAGGTCTTACAATAAGCCTGAATACACTTCCTTACATTTTAGTTGCGGTTGTTGTTGCACTAATAACTCATGAGTTGGCACACGGTATTGCAAGCTCTATAGATGGTATCCCGATAAAGTCTACAGGTGTATTATTAGCGGTAATTATGCCGGGCGCCTTTGTTGAAATTGATGAGAATCGTTTGAAGAAGGCTAAGCTCATGACTAAACTAAGAGTTTTTGCAGCCGGAGCCTATACAAATATGATCGCATGGGCAATCGTAACTCTTTTGCTAACTAATTTTGCTTTGACGATAAGCCCTTTCTATAATTCAAACTCCTCTGGAGTGATAATTACTGATCTGGTTGAAAATGGAGCAGCCGAAAAAGCAGGTTTGAAGGAGTGGGATGCGATATATTCTTTGAATGGATCAAACATCGAAGGTATTAATAGTCTTAGTGATTACATGGCAGATATTGCTCCCAATACTCTTCTAATTGCAAATACAAGTTCTGGTATTTTTGAAATCAAAACTCAACCACATACACAAAATTCTAGTAGAGCAGCTATTGGTGTTTATCCGTTTGATAACTATGAGCCGAATTTCAATTGGTTGTCAAGATCATTGCCATATCATTTGTTACTAACAGAGATGTGGGCATCGATAATTTTCTTTTTTCTAGCGCTCATTAATATGAGCCCAATATACCCATTGGATGGTGGTAAATTTCTAAATTCTATATTTGAGAAATATTTACCAAGATATTCAAAATTAATTATGATATCGCTTAGCATCTTTTCTTTTATTATTATAGCAGCCAATTTTGTGATTTCTACCTTAATTTTCGGTTTTATAAGAGTCTAGAATGAAGGTTCAAGAATATTGCGATGTGAGCGCGCGCGCGATTTGTTTCTTGTAAGGCCATTAATATTAATTGGTAACGTTGAAATAAATAAAGCGCCCACTAATTATTCTAATAATGAATTGTTTTAGGTGTGGATTTTGAGCGAAAACAAAGATACTATTGAATTTAAAATGCTGGACTATAAATTAGTTGGTTCAGATATGGTTTCTTTTAGATTAGAAGATGGAGCTATAGTTAGAATAAAAGTAGACCTTGGTAGAGTAGGAGTCGCTGAAAACTTCAACAATCCTGATGGTACTCCTCACTACAATATTGGAGCAGGGCTAAAAGTTGAAGTTATACCACCTGGAGGAAAATTCAAAGTACCTAAATCCAAAATAAAATTACCACCTTCCCCACAGTCGACTGATGAAAGAAAGTATGGCTAATAGATCTGAAATGATCCAGTGTATAATAATACATCATCTTTAAGCTCTAAAAACTCTGAATAATTATTATGTTGGAGTATCTTATTTCGTCGTCGTCGCGTACCGATGTACCCACACACATAGAAGATAGTGCCAATCCATAATTATAATTAATCTTAAATTTTCTATACATTAAAAATAGTAAATGGCAAAAATGTAACGTCAATGAAAAAGAAAGGAAGAGACAAATTTTGGAAAATCTGCTTTTAAAAGTAAGAATTTCAGTGTTATGGATCTTTGTGACGGTGGCGAGTATGATCCATTATGTTCTTGTTTCATCTAGTGATTTACAGTTTTTCCAGACAGAGATAGAAAAAGGACTTGGATTTCCATTATTCGCGGTGGTTTTTTTGTTAGTTCCTTTGGTGATGTCGTTTCTAACTGTGACTTTGAAGGACGTGGCAAACCGAAGAGCAAACCTAGTTTTGGGTGGCATCTTCACTATTCTAAACATCGCCCATATATTTGGATGCCCAGTTGCTCGTTCATCAGCCCACCAAATCTTAATCGCACTTTCAATGATTGTGGTATCATTATTAATCGTCTGGTATGCGTGGAAGTGGCCTAAAGAGTAAGTATAAGACACTGAAACATTGTACTTAACTTCTCTTTTTTCTTTTATATTTCCAAAATCACTTAGTATAGGCTTCTAGGATGGGTTGTGGGAGTCCCGCACATATTTACCAGTAAAAATCTATGGCTTATCGCGCATTTGCTTAAATATATGATTAAGGATAATTATTTGAGCGAGTTAAAATGGGTTCATCTAAAAAACCTGAAGCCGCTTTTGCTTTATCGCTTATTGCGGGAATTATATTTCTAATCAATGGTGCACTATTAGGAGCAGTAGGATCTTTCATTGCCCCTTTTATTCCTGGTGCAAGCGAAACAGCTCTTGTAACTGGAATTCTCAGTACGTTAATGGTTGTAGGAATTATATTAGGCATCATTGTAATAGTTGCTGCATTGATGTTATATAGAAATCCTGCTCAAAAGACAATGTGGGGCATCATCATACTAGTACTTTCAATAGTTAGCGTCTTTATTGGCGGAGGCTTTGGTATAGGATTGATTCTTGGGATAATCGGTGGAATCCTCGCTTTACGTTGGAAACCAAAATAAACCTAAATCCTACATAATTGCTTTTTTCAACTTCCATTTTTTTTATATTGCGATATTTATGTAAAGTGCATGTGCTATCTTCATTTTAAATATTTGAAAGTTTAGATATCTAAATTAAGTTGTCATATGTAGAAATAACGAAATTAGAGAATGAGATATTATGTGCACTTGGTGATCTTAACCATATAAGCGATACAGAAGACTTCGCTAAACATGTGCGTGGATTGATTGGAAAATTAACAGAACTTCAAAAAAAGAATCCAAGCGAACATGAAAAATATGAAAGCTTGAAAAAATGGGTTATATGCATTGGAGATAACGTATAACATACAAATCGCGCGCGTAATTCGCTATTGTTTCTTTCCACACTTGTTGCAGTATTAGCGTACACGCTACAAATAAAAAACAACGTCATTTCTAATTGACAAAAGTCTTAGGCAATGCATCTTTAAACCAATCAGGTATAAATCGCCAACAATCTCTCAAAAATCCAGTAAAACTTCCATCGACAATATAGAATCGGGCTCTGTCATCCTCGGCCCTTATAGCCCGGCCGTATGCTTGGACAACTTCAGACATGGCATAATTCTTGTACCATTGATTAAGTCCTAAATCCAAGCGCCGCGCGCGCGCTACTCATGACATAATGGGATTGAGGAAGAAGGAAGCGTCTTAACTAAACGTTTTAAATTTTAATGCTTCCATATTATTTTTCATTATGATATCATGGATGTTTTAAACTGATGAGTTTAGCTCTAATAACGTGCATGCTATGCATTTAGTCACTTTATTACAATGAGAATACATGTCATATTATTATCGGCATTATTAAAAATGGAAAATTTTATTTAATGATATTTATTGGAATCATAATATTATGACAGCTAATAATCCTAAAAAAGAAAAGCTTGGCAGAAGACGTTTTCTAAAATATGCTGGCACTACAATAATCGCATTAGCAGCGGTCGTAGTTGGATATTATTGGTATATTTCCAAGGAGACTGGATATATAACAAAAAAGGATTACGTTGAATCTCTGGTTAATGAAGCTGTGGGGCTTGTAGAAGAAAAAGGTGAAGAATCTTTTCCTGAATTACGAGAAGAAGACAACAAATGGTATCATGATTATTACTATATCTTCGTATGGAGAACAGATGGCATTCGTGTAGTCTATCCGCCCGATCCAAGTGGAGAAGGTAAAGATATGAGTGGTCTCGAAGACATCAATGGAAAGCCGATTGGTAAAATATTCATAGATATTGCGACGAGTGAGAAGGGGGAAGGATGGGTTGATTATGAATGGCCAAAGCCAGGCGAAACAGAACCATCAAGAAAACATACATTCATTAAAAGGGCAGAATTTGGTGATACAAAATATCTAGTGGGTTCAGGATATTATCTGGATTAATAAAACCTTGTAGCACGTGAGCTAGGTGATTTAATGAAGAAAATAATTATGTATTCAGTAATTTTTGGCGTTCTAGCTATAATCTTAACAAAGCTTTTCGTCCCCCTATTTATCGGAAATCCAAACTTAGGTTCAACTCCGGTGGTCTTGGCTGCGGTATTATGTCCTTGGCCGGTAGGAATAATCGTTGGAATCATAAAAGGAATAGGAGCTTCTATATGGACTGGCAAATGGTACGTTGAATTCCCTGCGGGAGTGGGTGATGCTTTGATGGCTGCATTTACGTATAGGCTATCTAGAAAGATTAAAGCGGAATATGCAGTGGTAGTAGGCCAACTTTCGCGATATATATTCACTTCTGGAGCGGTTGCACTCTTTATAGCTTCAATGGTGACTTCAGGATGGGCTTCTTCCATTATAAATGCTTTATTTTCTAGCCTTTCACAACGATTAACTGAAAGCTTGCCAGCTCTGGCCTTCTTAGCCGAAAATCCTGGATTTCTAGCATCCTTTGCTATATTATGGATCGATACTTCTTTCCCTGCAGTCACACTTTCCATCGTAGCAAATGCGATAGTAGCTTTCGTTATAATTAAAATTCTGGGGAAAAAGTTGTCCTCATTAATAAACAAAAAGTAACTGTACTATCAAAAGCAAATAAGCAAAAAACCCTTCCTTTCTTTTTTTCGAGCACATCCTATGTTTCTATTTTATTTATAATGTAAGCTCTGAAAAAAGCCATATATTCTCTTAGCGCGCGCTATTTATCTCGCACGCTGTGGATTTTTAGGCGCACTACTAAAAAAAACAGATTCATTTCTAATTGAGAAAAGTCTTAGGCAATGCATCTTTAAACCAATCAGGTATAAATCGCCAACAATCTCTCAACAATCCAGTAAAACTTCCATCGACAATATAGAATCGGGCTCTGTCATCCTCGGCCCTTATCGCCCGACCATATGCCTGAATAACTTCAGACATGGCATAATTCTTGTACCATTGATTAAGTCCCAAATCCAGACGTCTTTCTACCCTTTTATCTCCTAAATATGGGAAAGGTACTTTTAGAAGAATCTGGGCATCGCATAAGTCATATTTCCAATCTTGCCCCTCGTTAAATGCTACAGAAACGAATACTTTCCCATTGGAATGCATCCACTCATTAAGTCTCTTCCCTCGATCGCTGCTCGAATGAGTAATCAACCTAGGTTTAAGATCTTCTGAAATATTCTCTGCCAGCCATTGCTGGTGCCTATAGCTATGACAGTGAATCGCAACATTTCCCTTCTCCCCTCTCAATATCTCTTCCACCGCTTGAAGAGCCCTATCCTTATTATTGTCCCATTCCTGCATGGATAAAGGCCCTGCAACCTTATCAAGAACAGGTCGATTCTCAACTGGAAAAGTACTGGGAACCTGAAGGAAACAGATTTCATCCTCCTGCAATAAACCTGCAAGACCTGTTAAGTTCGCATATTCTCGTGGATTTAGGATCGTTGCCGAGGAGATAATATAATGATCGGCCCGCTTCCAGATCAACTGCTTCATGAATTCCCTGGCAAAGACTGGCTGCAATGTTAATTGATCGTTCTCGATCTGCCAAACCCACTCGCTTTTTGAGTTCTTGTAGAGGTTGTAATTGTCTAGGTAGCGTTCAATCCTCTCATTATCTTCGGCTTGTTCAACAGAAAGCCCGGTACTCTCTGTAATAATTTTTGATCTATCTAGGATCTTTTGCAGGCGATCTTCGAGCTTTTCCAGAAATTCCTTCAGCTGAGTTTCAGTTCTTATCTCTCTAAGTTGATGTAAAATCTGATCGTAAATCTTGTAGGGTATGACAAAAGGATTAACTCTTACAAGAATGTGGTTAAGTGCCTGCTCCTCAATATTATGAGATTCATCGAGAATTAGTAGATCTCTCTTTCCAAGATATGTCTCGCTTTTACCCTCTGTCTGTCCCTCTGCTAAAAGATATGAAAAGCTTGATAATACGCTTTGAGCCCTTTGGGCTTCTCTCTTCTTTATCCAATAAGGACAGCAATCATAACGCTCTTTACAAGCATAATTTTCTGTCACGCACTTTCCCATATTCACGCTGCGGTTGACTTGATGGTGACATCGATAGTTCTGTCTTCCTTTTATTTCAACAAAGCGTGAGCGCAAAAGCGGATCCTTTAAGATTTGATCTATGAGGACAATTTGCGGCGTAGCGTAGAATGATTTAGTTGCTGAGCTGAAAGCAGCATTTACATAGGATTTACCGAAGCCGGTTGGAGCCGCAAGAATTATGCATTTTTGACCAGTTTGAAATGCCTCGACCGTCTTGACCATAATTTCTTTTTGATAAGGCCTAAGAGATTCGCTTGGAAATCTATTTAATGCATCCTCTACAGTCAATTCCGAAGGAGGTTTGATTAATATCTCAGGTTCTTTTGTTTTATGCGGTTCTATTCTCTCTCTACGAAGCCTCTCTATCTCAAAATCTGCTCTAAGAGTTTTAGCATTATGTGGAATGTATGTTCCACACTGCCTGCATAACCACTTTTCCATATATTCCTCTTTGATGTGTAATCGATTACATTTAGGACAAATATACACATAAGGCATAAAGTATCTCCAAAACAACGCATGCTTAGCATTTAATAAGAAACCATATAGCACACGCTATTTTATT of Candidatus Bathyarchaeota archaeon contains these proteins:
- a CDS encoding trimethylamine methyltransferase family protein; its protein translation is MIESPKIGIFEYFTKEEIEKIHSATLEVLEKVGVKIEEENALKLLDSVGADVDFTKKIAKIPPHIVKEAIKNSPNSVLFAGRDSKFDLKLEGKRVHFGLGEGAIEYLDSESNSIRPSTMSDAENASKLADALPNIDFVMPLFTAQDVPKQVMPLYDLYAALTNTEKPVMVVDFGLDANYLIKLASIIVGGEQELKKKPLLGVYSEPVSPLTHGKEHTRNLMTFAKAELPIVYIPSAASCSTAPATMAGAIVQSNAETLSGNVIAQFTKKGARFIYGADTSLMDQRTGVFSYGAPEWMIVNLAMAQLGRYYNLPIWSTGGCSDSKILDGQATLEAALSLFIAASSGANLIHDVGSYLNFGLTGSLELVTICDEIASMITYLLKGIEVNDDTLALDVISKVGPGGHFLTQKHTIDYLRKEHWIPSLLDRQMRESWVKNGSKDLLERAREKTKEILSNHNPNPLSKDIEKELQNNLKDIEKEILK
- a CDS encoding DUF6114 domain-containing protein encodes the protein MGSSKKPEAAFALSLIAGIIFLINGALLGAVGSFIAPFIPGASETALVTGILSTLMVVGIILGIIVIVAALMLYRNPAQKTMWGIIILVLSIVSVFIGGGFGIGLILGIIGGILALRWKPK
- a CDS encoding cupin domain-containing protein encodes the protein MLEGMNMIIRSVKDVKGKTSVTLSHEGNKVKVGKVIMKWLTHKNLNGENVDFSIRHIVYEPGCDVPTHEHEHCHQVYILKGKLEVSSNGETRLLGPDTLYYVPPFEPHSSRNPTDKQTVILSCINCLRDGDNCSP
- a CDS encoding flavodoxin domain-containing protein — protein: MKKAVIIYDSKTGNTEKVAFTIKGSIEKAGLNVSTIKVDDAKDIDFFDYDLVCIGTPSYQWHPTKQVIDYLKFRFDNYKKQGRIKLGSPKVSGKNALIFCTYSGPHTGINEAIPATKYIGQFFEHLGFTVVYELQVLSEFHGSEEISTEGRMGDIRGKPTEEELKEIAEKVEEIAKKI
- a CDS encoding cache domain-containing protein codes for the protein MTANNPKKEKLGRRRFLKYAGTTIIALAAVVVGYYWYISKETGYITKKDYVESLVNEAVGLVEEKGEESFPELREEDNKWYHDYYYIFVWRTDGIRVVYPPDPSGEGKDMSGLEDINGKPIGKIFIDIATSEKGEGWVDYEWPKPGETEPSRKHTFIKRAEFGDTKYLVGSGYYLD
- a CDS encoding site-2 protease family protein, with translation MAEWIDIILIFFFFWIIIYLGYMLFGKKNENIIIQPFILMIKTSLLNNWIKKLASYNKDLSRKLFNLGVVVGSGLIIYFIYFFLRNLGLLFEKSEQAAGFVLLLPGLTISLNTLPYILVAVVVALITHELAHGIASSIDGIPIKSTGVLLAVIMPGAFVEIDENRLKKAKLMTKLRVFAAGAYTNMIAWAIVTLLLTNFALTISPFYNSNSSGVIITDLVENGAAEKAGLKEWDAIYSLNGSNIEGINSLSDYMADIAPNTLLIANTSSGIFEIKTQPHTQNSSRAAIGVYPFDNYEPNFNWLSRSLPYHLLLTEMWASIIFFFLALINMSPIYPLDGGKFLNSIFEKYLPRYSKLIMISLSIFSFIIIAANFVISTLIFGFIRV
- a CDS encoding ATP-dependent DNA helicase — encoded protein: MPYVYICPKCNRLHIKEEYMEKWLCRQCGTYIPHNAKTLRADFEIERLRRERIEPHKTKEPEILIKPPSELTVEDALNRFPSESLRPYQKEIMVKTVEAFQTGQKCIILAAPTGFGKSYVNAAFSSATKSFYATPQIVLIDQILKDPLLRSRFVEIKGRQNYRCHHQVNRSVNMGKCVTENYACKERYDCCPYWIKKREAQRAQSVLSSFSYLLAEGQTEGKSETYLGKRDLLILDESHNIEEQALNHILVRVNPFVIPYKIYDQILHQLREIRTETQLKEFLEKLEDRLQKILDRSKIITESTGLSVEQAEDNERIERYLDNYNLYKNSKSEWVWQIENDQLTLQPVFAREFMKQLIWKRADHYIISSATILNPREYANLTGLAGLLQEDEICFLQVPSTFPVENRPVLDKVAGPLSMQEWDNNKDRALQAVEEILRGEKGNVAIHCHSYRHQQWLAENISEDLKPRLITHSSSDRGKRLNEWMHSNGKVFVSVAFNEGQDWKYDLCDAQILLKVPFPYLGDKRVERRLDLGLNQWYKNYAMSEVIQAYGRAIRAEDDRARFYIVDGSFTGLLRDCWRFIPDWFKDALPKTFLN